The Pogona vitticeps strain Pit_001003342236 chromosome 3, PviZW2.1, whole genome shotgun sequence genome includes a window with the following:
- the COMMD2 gene encoding COMM domain-containing protein 2 isoform X2: MEFLRKGTNPKIYEGAARKLNVTSDTIQHGVEGLTYLLTESSKLMISEIDFQDSILVLGFSEELNTLLLQLYIDHRKEIRSILSELAPKPPSYHSLEWRLDVQLASRSLRQQIKPMVTVKLHLNQNGSQITKILQTDPATLLHLIQQLEQALGEMKTNHCRRIVRNIK, encoded by the exons ATGGAATTCTTAAGAAAAGGCACAAATCCAAAAATCTATGAAGGAGCAGCAA GAAAACTCAATGTTACTAGTGACACAATTCAGCATGGAGTAGAGGGATTAACATACCTTCTCACTGAAAGCTCAAAGCTCATG ATATCTGAGATAGATTTCCAAGACTCTATACTTGTACTAGGATTCTCTGAAGAACTGAATACTTTATTACTTCAGCTATATATTGACCATAGGAAGGAAATCAGAAGTATTTTGTCTGAACTAGCACCAAAACCTCCTAGTTATCACAGTCTTGAATGGAGACTAGATGTGCAG CTTGCCAGCAGAAGTCTGAGACAACAAATTAAGCCAATGGTGACTGTAAAACTGCACCTCAACCAGAATGGAAGTCAGATTACCAAAATATTACAAACTGACCCTGCTACACTGCTGCATCTGATTCAACAACTGGAACAAGCTTTGggagaaatgaaaacaaatcacTGTAGACGAATTGTGCGCAATATCAAATAG
- the COMMD2 gene encoding COMM domain-containing protein 2 isoform X1, with protein MLLVLSEEHKEHLGFLPQVESSVVSEFGRIAMEFLRKGTNPKIYEGAARKLNVTSDTIQHGVEGLTYLLTESSKLMISEIDFQDSILVLGFSEELNTLLLQLYIDHRKEIRSILSELAPKPPSYHSLEWRLDVQLASRSLRQQIKPMVTVKLHLNQNGSQITKILQTDPATLLHLIQQLEQALGEMKTNHCRRIVRNIK; from the exons ATGTTGCTGGTACTGTCGGAGGAGCACAAGGAGCACCTGGGGTTCCTTCCCCAGGTAGAGAGCTCAG ttGTCAGTGAATTTGGTCGTATAGCTATGGAATTCTTAAGAAAAGGCACAAATCCAAAAATCTATGAAGGAGCAGCAA GAAAACTCAATGTTACTAGTGACACAATTCAGCATGGAGTAGAGGGATTAACATACCTTCTCACTGAAAGCTCAAAGCTCATG ATATCTGAGATAGATTTCCAAGACTCTATACTTGTACTAGGATTCTCTGAAGAACTGAATACTTTATTACTTCAGCTATATATTGACCATAGGAAGGAAATCAGAAGTATTTTGTCTGAACTAGCACCAAAACCTCCTAGTTATCACAGTCTTGAATGGAGACTAGATGTGCAG CTTGCCAGCAGAAGTCTGAGACAACAAATTAAGCCAATGGTGACTGTAAAACTGCACCTCAACCAGAATGGAAGTCAGATTACCAAAATATTACAAACTGACCCTGCTACACTGCTGCATCTGATTCAACAACTGGAACAAGCTTTGggagaaatgaaaacaaatcacTGTAGACGAATTGTGCGCAATATCAAATAG